A genome region from Brassica oleracea var. oleracea cultivar TO1000 chromosome C2, BOL, whole genome shotgun sequence includes the following:
- the LOC106327529 gene encoding chlorophyll a-b binding protein CP26, chloroplastic-like, translating into MASLGVSEMLGTPLNFRAVSRSSAPLASNPATFKTVALFSKKKPAPPPKAKTVSAANDELAKWYGPDRRIFLPDGLLDRSEIPEYLNGEVAGDYGYDPFGLGKKPENFAKYQAFELIHARWAMLGAAGFIIPEAFNKYGANCGPEAVWFKTGALLLDGNTLNYFGKNIPINLVLAVVAEVVLLGGAEYYRITNGLDFEDKLHPGGPFDPLGLAKDPEQGALLKVKEIKNGRLAMFAMLGFFIQAYVTGEGPVENLSKHLSDPFGNNLLTVIAGTAERAPTL; encoded by the exons ATGGCGTCTTTGGGTGTGTCGGAAATGCTTGGTACGCCCCTTAACTTCAGGGCCGTGTCGAGATCATCTGCCCCATTGGCATCGAACCCAGCCACGTTCAAGACAGTTGCTTTGTTCTCCAAGAAGAAGCCAGCTCCTCCTCCTAAGGCCAAGACCGTCTCTGCTGCCAACGACGAGCTCGCCAAGTGGTATG GTCCTGACAGGAGAATCTTCTTGCCTGATGGTCTTTTGGACAGATCAGAGATCCCAGAGTACTTAAATGGTGAAGTTGCGGGAGA CTATGGATATGACCCTTTTGGACTCGGAAAGAAGCCTGAGAACTTTGCTAA ATACCAAGCCTTTGAACTGATCCACGCCAGATGGGCTATGTTGGGAGCTGCTGGTTTCATCATCCCTGAAGCCTTTAACAAATACGGCGCTAACTGTGGCCCTGAAGCCGTCTGGTTCAAG ACTGGTGCACTGCTTCTTGATGGAAACACATTAAACTACTTTGGCAAGAACATCCCAATCAACCTTGTTCTGGCTGTAGTTGCTGAGGTTGTTCTCCTCGGTGGAGCTGAGTACTACAGAATCACCAACGGATTG GATTTTGAGGACAAGCTACACCCAGGAGGTCCATTTGATCCCTTGGGACTTGCTAAGGACCCCGAACAAGGTGCTCTTCTCAAGGTTAAAGAGATCAAGAACGGGAGATTAGCCATGTTTGCGATGCTCGGTTTCTTCATCCAAGCTTATGTTACAGGAGAAGGTCCTGTTGAGAACCTTTCAAAGCATCTCAGTGATCCTTTTGGCAACAATTTGCTTACCGTCATCGCTGGAACTGCTGAGAGGGCTCCAACCCTCTAA